One Pyrus communis chromosome 13, drPyrComm1.1, whole genome shotgun sequence genomic window carries:
- the LOC137713832 gene encoding squamosa promoter-binding-like protein 13A: MDWNLKAASWDLSELEQETFSNLDTTVDGSSSFGDHRTFKGSSFSVDLKLGQLGGSGNNDLVDMLKEPVPRTTSSFSSGPSKRSRVAYSGSQMVSCLVDGCNSDLSTCRDYHRRHKVCELHSKTPQVTINGNKQRFCQQCSRFHALEEFDEGKRSCRKRLDGHNRRRRKPQPEPLSHPGSFMSSYQGTPRLLPLSSSLVYPSTNIVNPTWAGIVKTEPDSGIHNHQLPMIDKQNMFLGSSDSTSSSGYKGGKQFSLFQSSDSSPVHHNHQTSHHHSASVCRPLLNTISFSETGGGGGGGTTKSKTFCDRLTTQTHDSDCALSLLSSPQTQQRSEIGLRQMVQQPNSISLMQQRFGPAGLHGNSSSIEPMDSVLVSNGSGDANVHCPGMFHIGSDGSQGSGNQHPQTPPFHWQ; this comes from the exons ATGGACTGGAACTTGAAAGCAGCTTCTTGGGATTTGTCTGAACTAGAACAAGAAACCTTTTCCAACTTGGACACTACAGTTGATGGGTCTAGCAGCTTTGGAGATCATAGGACCTTCAAAGGAAGCAGCTTTTCTGTTGATTTGAAGCTTGGTCAGTTGGGTGGCTCTGGGAATAATGACCTGGTGGATATGCTGAAGGAGCCCGTTCCGAGAACTACCTCATCATTTTCGTCTGGACCATCAAAGAGGTCTAGAGTGGCTTACAGCGGATCTCAGATGGTTTCCTGCCTCGTTGATGGATGCAATTCGGACCTTAGTACTTGTAGGGATTACCATCGGCGGCATAAGGTCTGTGAGTTACATTCTAAGACTCCTCAGGTCACGATTAACGGAAACAAGCAGCGATTTTGCCAGCAGTGTAGCAG GTTCCATGCTCTGGAGGAATTTGATGAGGGAAAGAGAAGCTGTAGGAAACGTCTTGATGGACACAACCGGCGGCGAAGAAAGCCTCAACCAGAACCCTTGTCACATCCGGGGAGTTTTATGTCCAGTTACCAAG GTACCCCACGATTGTTGCCACTCTCTAGTTCACTTGTATACCCCTCCACAAATATCGTAAACCCTACCTGGGCCGGCATTGTCAAAACTGAGCCAGATTCTGGGATTCATAACCACCAACTGCCAATGATCGATAAGCAAAACATGTTCCTTGGGTCCTCAGACAGCACCAGCAGCAGCGGTTACAAGGGAGGAAAGCAATTCTCACTCTTCCAAAGCAGCGACAGCTCCCCAGTCCACCACAACCACCAAACATCTCATCATCACAGTGCTTCTGTCTGCCGGCCCCTTCTCAACACCATTTCATTCTCCGAaactggtggtggtggtggcggtgggaCAACAAAGAGCAAGACGTTTTGTGACAGGTTAACAACTCAAACCCACGATTCGGACTGTGCTCTCTCTCTTCTGTCATCACCACAGACGCAGCAGAGATCTGAAATAGGTTTGAGACAAATGGTGCAGCAGCCTAATTCAATCTCTCTGATGCAACAACGATTTGGCCCCGCGGGTCTACACGGAAACAGCAGTTCCATTGAGCCCATGGATTCAGTTCTGGTCTCCAATGGAAGTGGTGATGCAAACGTTCATTGTCCCGGAATGTTTCACATTGGCTCTGATGGGTCTCAGGGCAGTGGGAATCAACACCCTCAAACACCTCCATTTCATTGGCAGTAG
- the LOC137712320 gene encoding F-box/LRR-repeat protein At5g63520-like → MNLVVAALDAIMPDKTAIVGDASASFMYTRRNETGNYSSDLFYIAGAALVFVKDQHKPDYMGEIEFHVTLSPGLMPFGPQIKTISSYETPTHSSWISAVMSEFEGVFIDSHTILRELQSQLGMSDIYTGVTKTRQYHNGAGPPVSMTTLNFHEVRGGYGDYILVDGVGIQPDDVFFFYHSDAATALNTVDYASDNLQTLVHNDSDIQREVFGGFIFSSNKRGISLFNRRNVDCKPFADNFPGVPVAGMFGNGEIACGALLGEEENQELGHPRCCVHACSSVYLAMTYVPPQAPYYLE, encoded by the exons ATGAACCTGGTTGTCGCAGCGCTCG ATGCTATTATGCCTGACAAGACAGCCATCGTCGGTGATGCAAGTGCCTCCTTTATGTACACTCGGAGAAATGAAACCGGAAATTACAGTAGCGATTTGTTCTACATTGCCGGTGCAGCGCTCGTTTTTGTCAAGGATCAACACAAACCTGATT ACATGGGGGAAATTGAGTTCCATGTCACATTGTCGCCGGGTTTGATGCCATTCGGTCCTCAAATCAAGACAATATCATCTTATGAGACGCCTACTCATAGTTCATGGATTTCCGCTGTAATGTCAGAGTTCGAAGGTGTCTTCATTGATTCCCACACCATTCTAAGGGAGCTTCAAAGCCAG TTGGGCATGTCGGACATTTACACTGGGGTCACCAAAACAAGACAATACCACAACGGAGCAGGACCACCAGTCTCCATGACAACCTTGAATTTTCATGAAGTTAGAGG GGGATATGGGGACTACATTCTTGTTGATGGTGTGGGAATCCAACCCGACGacgtcttcttcttctaccaTTCAGATGCTGCAACTGCATTGAACACCGTTGATTATGCATCTGATAACCTTCAAACTTTGGTTCACAATGATTCCGATATCCAGCGGGAGGTGTTCGGAGGGTTTATCTTCTCCAGCAACAAACGCGGCATATCGTTGTTCAATAGACGTAATGTTGACTGTAAGCCGTTTGCTGACAACTTCCCAGGAGTTCCGGTAGCCGGAATGTTTGGAAATGGGGAGATCGCGTGTGGTGCTTTGCTTGGTGAAGAAGAAAACCAAGAACTCGGTCATCCTCGTTGCTGCGTCCATGCTTGTAGCTCTGTGTACTTGGCCATGACTTACGTTCCTCCGCAAGCTCCATATTACTTGGAGTAG